The DNA segment AACACGATTTTCATGGCCCAAAGTATACTGGGGCATTGATTTTTCCCAGCGGAAGATGCGGCAAATAACCGGTTCAGCCTCAACACCCATGATGATTTTCATCTCACCCAGAGCTGTCTCAAGCAATGTTTGGTTGTCTACTCTTATATTTTCTTCGCCCAAAGCTCCCCCCATAAATGCTCTTACCAGAACGTATCCTTCGGGGGCTCGAAAGGGCCATTTGGAAGATATCCAAGTCATGGCCATTATTTTTCTTTTTTCCGTCCAGGGTACTACAAATCCAAAACCTTTGAGGGAATGAGCGAAGTCTTCTTTTTTGAACCCCAAAGAAACAGTGGACGATGAGGAATAGGGAATTTCTCGAAGCTTTTTTGAGAGCTCTTGATCCAACTCATCAAGCATTTCCGCTGCAGCGTAGGTGGGAGCGGTAATTATCAGGGTTTTTGCCTCGATGCTTTCTCCGTTTTCTAAAATAACTCGGTAAAAGCCATCCTCCCGCTCTACTTTCACAACGGCTTCCCCTAGAATTATCCGCTCAGAGTTTAGGTGTTCTACCACTGCATCCGCTAGCGCCTGCATACCCTCTTTGAATGACATGAAAAAAGTTCTTTTCCCTCGGTGAGCGGATTTTACCAGAGCCTCTTCCCCTTAAAGAAGACTTTGGTATCTAGCCTCACATTCCCACCACAGATACAGCGGAGTTTGGGTACCTTCAAGGTGATGGAACCCGCCTCCGTTCCCAGCCTCCTTGAGTAGCTCCCATTTCTTAAGAAAGAGGAGGCCCTTTTTGTCCCACAGCGAATGCAGTAAAATCTGGTCTCCTTCTCCCCTGAAACCTCCCTCTTCTCCCCCTTCGCCCTGGAGAGCTCTCCTTCAATTTCAAGGTACAAAAGATATTGGAGAGTGTTCTCTAGTTCCTCTCTGGTTCTTCCCCTTACTCTCTTCTCTACCGTCTCAAAGAGGGTAAAACGGTCGCCTAAACAATCATTTAGTGCTAAACTCTCCATTGGGACACCTTCTTTGGTTGTTGGTTTTCTTAATACAATCCAAACTACCAAAGAGGTCCCATTTCTATCTCAAAATTTTTCAATCACCAATAAACGGAACTCTATTGTAAGTTTTAAGTTCTTAAAGTGCTCTCTTCAAGAAACTTACTGGGATTTGGTAAAGAATTATTTGATTTGATTTACTTTATTTTTAGGAAGTTTCTCTAAGTAATTTGATTACCTGTTCAGCAGTTTGGGTAGCATTGTAAATACAATCGCTGATTCCTATACCACGGTAAGCATTACTGGTAAGATAAAGACCAGGATATTGTTTAATTCTTTCTTCAATGAATCTAACCTTTTTTTCATGTCCAAGAGTGTATTGTGGCATTGAATTTGGCCACCGGTAAATTTTGGTCAAAACTGGCTCAACATTTATTCCCATAATTTGTCTCAAATCTTCTTTTACTATTTTTAGAATTTCCTCATCGTTTTCATAAACTTTCGTTTCATCTTCTGCACCACCGATAAATGCTCTAATCAGGACATATCCTTCCAGGGCACGATTACTGAATTTAGTTGAAGACCAAGTTATTGCTTTAACCTGTTTTTTCTCCTGTCTTGAGACAAGGACACCGAAACCTTTTAAAGGATGCGGAAAACCTTCTTTTTTATAAGCGAGTGAAATTGTCGCACTAGATACATAAGGAATTCTCATCAAGATATCGGATAAACCAGTGTCAACACTTTTAAGTATTTCCGCAGTAGCATAAGAAGGGGTGGTTGCCAAAATACAAGTATCAGCAGTAATACTTGTCCCATCGTCAAGGAGAAGAATGCACCTTTTCTCTTGGGAATTGAATTTCAAACTTATTGCTTTTTTCCTGGTAAGAAAACTCACTTCACTAAGATGTTTTACCAAAG comes from the Actinomycetota bacterium genome and includes:
- the hemG gene encoding protoporphyrinogen oxidase, translated to MSFKEGMQALADAVVEHLNSERIILGEAVVKVEREDGFYRVILENGESIEAKTLIITAPTYAAAEMLDELDQELSKKLREIPYSSSSTVSLGFKKEDFAHSLKGFGFVVPWTEKRKIMAMTWISSKWPFRAPEGYVLVRAFMGGALGEENIRVDNQTLLETALGEMKIIMGVEAEPVICRIFRWEKSMPQYTLGHENRVKFIESRLDRVHPGLFV